One window of the Crassaminicella thermophila genome contains the following:
- the pyk gene encoding pyruvate kinase — MRKTKIVCTIGPASENKETLMELMKSGMNVTRLNFSHGSHEEHKKRIDTIKEVREELGLPVAILLDTKGPEIRTGNFKDGEAFLSEGEFFTLTTRDILGDTTIGSITYKDLPNDVKPGDTILIDDGLIGLEVLEIIDGTDIKCVVRNSGMVKNHKGVNVPGVKINLPAITQKDIDDIIFGIQNGIDFIAASFVRKPEDVLEIRKILEEHNANDIQIISKIENQEGVDNIEKIIEVSDGIMVARGDLGVEIPTEQVPLVQKMIIKSCNGVGKPVITATQMLDSMIRNPRPTRAEVTDVANAIFDGTDAIMLSGETAAGKYPIEAVRTMANIAETTEKSLDYEAILREKAVGKERSITDAVSHATCSSAKDLGASAIITATASGYTARMVSKFRPKAPIIVSTTSEKVMRKLAVTWGTYPIITQKGHSTDEVFDLSVERALETGYIKCGDLVIITAGVPVGVAGTTNTIKVHIAGKVLAKGMGIGSNAATGKVCVVRDAIDAKNKFKEGDIIVTVATDKDMVEFMEKAAAIITEVGGITSHAAIVGLNIKKPVIVGANDATKLLKDGDVVTVDSIRGLVYSGEANVL; from the coding sequence ATGAGAAAGACGAAAATAGTTTGTACCATTGGACCGGCAAGTGAAAATAAAGAAACTTTAATGGAATTAATGAAAAGCGGTATGAATGTAACAAGACTTAATTTTTCTCATGGAAGCCATGAGGAACATAAAAAGCGTATTGATACAATAAAAGAAGTTAGAGAAGAGCTAGGGTTACCTGTTGCCATTTTATTAGATACTAAGGGACCTGAAATTCGTACAGGAAATTTTAAAGATGGAGAAGCATTTTTATCAGAGGGAGAATTTTTCACATTAACTACAAGAGACATACTAGGAGATACTACAATAGGTAGCATTACTTACAAAGATCTTCCAAATGATGTGAAGCCTGGTGATACTATTTTGATTGATGATGGTCTAATAGGCTTAGAGGTTTTAGAGATTATTGATGGAACAGATATAAAATGTGTTGTTAGAAATTCAGGAATGGTAAAAAATCATAAGGGTGTAAATGTACCGGGGGTAAAAATTAATCTTCCTGCTATTACTCAAAAGGATATTGATGATATTATCTTTGGTATTCAAAATGGTATAGACTTTATTGCAGCTTCTTTTGTGAGAAAACCTGAAGATGTGCTTGAAATAAGAAAAATATTAGAAGAACATAATGCTAATGACATACAAATTATATCAAAAATTGAAAATCAAGAAGGCGTAGATAATATTGAAAAAATAATTGAAGTTTCTGATGGGATTATGGTTGCAAGGGGAGATTTAGGTGTTGAGATTCCAACAGAACAGGTTCCTCTTGTACAAAAAATGATTATAAAATCATGTAATGGTGTAGGAAAACCAGTAATTACTGCAACACAAATGCTAGATTCTATGATTAGAAATCCAAGACCGACAAGAGCAGAAGTTACAGATGTTGCAAATGCTATATTTGATGGAACAGATGCTATTATGTTATCAGGAGAGACAGCAGCTGGAAAATATCCGATTGAAGCAGTAAGAACTATGGCAAACATAGCAGAAACTACTGAAAAATCGCTAGATTATGAAGCAATTTTAAGAGAAAAAGCAGTAGGAAAAGAAAGAAGCATTACAGATGCAGTAAGTCATGCTACTTGTAGCAGTGCAAAAGATTTAGGAGCTTCAGCAATTATTACAGCAACTGCATCAGGATATACGGCAAGAATGGTATCTAAATTTAGACCAAAAGCACCAATTATTGTTTCAACTACAAGTGAAAAGGTTATGAGAAAACTTGCTGTTACTTGGGGTACTTATCCAATAATTACACAAAAGGGTCATTCTACAGATGAAGTATTTGATCTATCAGTTGAAAGAGCATTAGAAACTGGATATATAAAATGTGGAGATTTGGTTATTATAACAGCAGGAGTACCTGTAGGTGTTGCGGGTACAACAAATACAATAAAAGTTCATATTGCAGGTAAAGTTTTGGCAAAAGGTATGGGTATTGGAAGTAATGCTGCTACAGGAAAAGTATGCGTTGTACGTGATGCTATCGATGCAAAGAATAAGTTTAAAGAAGGAGATATTATTGTAACTGTTGCTACAGATAAAGATATGGTTGAATTTATGGAAAAAGCAGCTGCTATTATAACAGAAGTAGGAGGAATTACTTCTCATGCAGCTATTGTAGGATTAAATATTAAAAAGCCAGTAATTGTTGGAGCAAATGATGCTACAAAACTACTAAAAGATGGAGATGTTGTAACGGTAGATAGTATAAGAGGTCTTGTATACAGTGGGGAAGCAAATGTACTATAA
- a CDS encoding acyl-CoA thioesterase, translated as MYINDGYVRVRYEETDQMGVAYHGNYYTWFEVGRSSFFRSLGYTYAQLEKEGIILPVIESHCFYKSAAKYDDELLIRTRIKKLKGVRLEFEYEIIRKEDEALLAKGTTIHAFVNKNLKPVNCKKQNPKVWSLLRNCLDEVK; from the coding sequence ATGTATATAAATGATGGATATGTACGTGTAAGATATGAAGAGACGGACCAAATGGGAGTAGCTTACCATGGAAATTATTATACGTGGTTTGAAGTAGGAAGATCTTCTTTTTTTAGATCTTTAGGATATACTTATGCACAATTAGAGAAAGAAGGAATTATCTTACCTGTTATAGAAAGTCATTGTTTTTATAAATCAGCAGCAAAATATGATGATGAATTATTGATTCGAACAAGAATAAAAAAATTAAAGGGAGTAAGGCTTGAATTTGAATATGAAATTATTAGAAAAGAAGATGAAGCATTACTGGCAAAAGGGACAACAATCCACGCTTTTGTCAACAAAAATTTAAAGCCTGTAAACTGCAAAAAACAAAACCCAAAAGTATGGAGTTTATTAAGGAATTGTTTGGATGAGGTGAAATAG
- a CDS encoding FxsA family protein has product MLVKLILLFTIVPLVELALLFKLNAYIGLFSTLGIVIFTGVLGAYLAKSQGREILFRIRYEMREGRLPGEELINGLCVLVGGAMLLTPGILTDTLGFILVIPITREVVKVYIKKKLRKMLDEGSINFYFRW; this is encoded by the coding sequence ATGCTTGTAAAATTAATACTTTTATTTACAATAGTTCCATTAGTTGAATTAGCTTTATTGTTTAAGCTAAATGCTTATATAGGACTTTTTAGCACATTAGGAATAGTTATTTTTACAGGAGTTTTAGGAGCCTACTTAGCAAAATCACAAGGAAGAGAGATTTTGTTTCGCATACGATATGAAATGAGAGAAGGAAGACTACCTGGGGAAGAGCTAATCAATGGATTATGCGTTCTAGTTGGAGGAGCTATGCTGCTTACTCCTGGAATTTTAACAGATACCCTTGGATTTATTTTAGTAATTCCTATTACAAGAGAGGTTGTGAAAGTATATATAAAAAAGAAATTACGAAAAATGCTAGATGAGGGAAGTATAAATTTTTATTTTAGATGGTAA
- a CDS encoding LacI family DNA-binding transcriptional regulator — MVTIKDIAKKLGISYTTVSRALNGKPGVSQETVEKVLKEARKMGYQPNAIARGLVKKYTNTIGLVIADITNPYYPSIARGVEDAARKIGYNVFLCNTNYNKENEQSYLKTLQEQRVDGIIINPAKDDSPNVYDLQTPMVLINSPSYGGNNSTIEVDNKRGGFLATEHLIKSGYKRIAFIGGDIASYSNGRRFEGYKEALKEYNYPVDESIIAYGSFKTKSGYAIIERLLKLENPPDAVFAGNDVIALGILHYAQDKGIKVPEDFGVVGFDNVGFSELPQIQLTTIDQPKYYIGKLAFEILMEEIRNKEERFVKKIVLEPELVIRKTTRGK, encoded by the coding sequence ATGGTAACTATTAAAGATATTGCAAAAAAACTAGGTATATCATATACTACAGTTTCTCGTGCTTTAAATGGAAAACCTGGTGTAAGCCAGGAAACGGTAGAGAAGGTTTTAAAAGAAGCACGAAAAATGGGATATCAGCCAAATGCAATTGCAAGAGGATTGGTAAAAAAGTATACCAATACTATTGGATTGGTAATTGCAGATATTACAAATCCATATTATCCGTCAATTGCTAGAGGAGTTGAAGATGCTGCAAGAAAAATTGGATACAATGTATTTTTATGCAATACTAATTATAATAAGGAGAATGAACAAAGTTATTTAAAGACTCTTCAAGAACAAAGAGTTGATGGGATTATTATTAACCCTGCTAAAGACGATTCTCCTAACGTTTATGATTTACAAACACCAATGGTTTTAATTAACAGCCCTTCGTATGGGGGAAATAACAGCACCATAGAAGTAGATAATAAAAGAGGTGGCTTCTTAGCAACAGAGCATTTAATTAAATCAGGATATAAAAGAATAGCATTTATTGGTGGAGATATAGCTTCTTATTCAAATGGAAGAAGATTTGAAGGATATAAGGAGGCATTAAAAGAATATAATTATCCGGTTGACGAATCAATTATTGCCTATGGGAGTTTCAAAACAAAAAGTGGATATGCTATAATTGAGAGGTTATTAAAGTTAGAAAATCCACCTGATGCTGTTTTTGCAGGAAATGATGTGATTGCACTTGGAATATTGCATTATGCACAGGATAAGGGTATAAAGGTTCCTGAAGATTTTGGTGTTGTTGGTTTTGATAATGTAGGTTTTTCTGAACTTCCACAAATTCAGTTAACAACTATTGATCAACCGAAATATTATATAGGGAAACTAGCATTTGAAATATTAATGGAAGAAATAAGAAATAAAGAAGAAAGATTTGTAAAAAAGATTGTTTTGGAACCAGAATTAGTAATTAGAAAAACTACTAGAGGAAAATAA
- the iolG gene encoding inositol 2-dehydrogenase, whose amino-acid sequence MKKIKIGAVGLGRLGRKHAENIAFRIPNAELLAVCSVIEEEVAEVQKSWGVKYGYTDYNEMLKNEELDAIFIASPSALHCQQISDALDAGFHVFSEKPLGTTLEECKLAEAAVEKHPDKVFMLGFMRRYDPSYAYAKKKIEAGEIGKPILFRGYSQDPEHAIEGAIKYAGHSGGQFIDMAVHDIDLARWFLGSEAKSIYAIGGCYAHPEFGQYDDGDNVSALMQFENGAMAFLFAGRTAPHGYNVETEIIGTKGILRIASVPQKNLVEILDEHGVRKECSQDFLERFEQAYVDEVQEFVNCIIENRKPDVTVYDGTKSTIIAYAATESFRENKLVRL is encoded by the coding sequence ATGAAGAAGATCAAAATAGGAGCTGTAGGATTAGGAAGATTAGGGAGAAAACATGCAGAAAATATTGCTTTTAGAATACCAAATGCAGAATTATTAGCTGTATGTAGTGTTATTGAAGAAGAAGTAGCAGAAGTGCAAAAAAGCTGGGGAGTTAAATATGGATATACAGATTATAATGAAATGCTAAAAAATGAAGAGTTAGATGCAATATTTATTGCATCACCATCAGCTCTACATTGCCAGCAAATATCAGATGCATTAGATGCAGGATTCCATGTATTTAGTGAAAAACCACTAGGAACAACATTAGAAGAATGTAAACTAGCAGAAGCAGCAGTAGAAAAACATCCAGATAAAGTATTCATGTTAGGATTCATGAGAAGATATGACCCATCTTATGCATATGCAAAGAAAAAAATAGAAGCAGGAGAGATAGGAAAGCCTATTCTTTTTAGAGGATACAGTCAAGATCCTGAGCATGCAATAGAAGGAGCAATAAAATATGCAGGTCACAGTGGCGGACAATTTATTGATATGGCAGTACATGATATAGACTTAGCAAGATGGTTTTTAGGATCAGAAGCAAAATCAATTTATGCAATCGGAGGATGCTATGCACATCCTGAATTTGGACAATATGATGACGGGGATAACGTTTCCGCGTTAATGCAATTTGAAAATGGAGCAATGGCATTTTTATTTGCAGGAAGAACAGCACCACATGGATACAATGTAGAAACAGAAATTATCGGAACAAAAGGTATTTTAAGAATAGCTTCTGTACCACAAAAGAACTTAGTAGAAATTTTAGATGAACATGGAGTAAGAAAAGAATGTTCACAAGATTTCTTAGAAAGATTTGAACAAGCTTATGTAGATGAAGTACAAGAGTTTGTAAATTGCATAATAGAAAACAGAAAACCAGATGTAACTGTATATGATGGTACAAAATCAACAATTATTGCTTATGCAGCAACAGAATCTTTTAGAGAAAATAAGCTTGTTAGATTATAA
- a CDS encoding sugar ABC transporter substrate-binding protein yields MKKFFALLLVVVLSFSLLAGCAGKKEEQAEEGKGKKIKVGVSIASFDDTFLMYMKDGMEEYAKKLGGEVEATYVDAKDDAIKQLAQVENFVAQGVDAIIVVPVNTEATGPMTQACQEANIPLVYVNRLPDNLPEDVVFVGSNSIDAGIFQMEYLAEKMGGKGNVVILMGKLDNEAAIKRTEGVKKVIEEKYPNIKVTKEQTGEWSRAKGMAVMENWLASGDKIDAVASNNDDMALGAINAIEAQGKLGEILVAGVDATPDALAEIDKGRLDATVFQDAEGQGSGAMEAAVKKVKGEKVQNRVWIPFQLVTPENYKEFMK; encoded by the coding sequence ATGAAGAAGTTTTTTGCATTATTATTAGTTGTTGTTTTAAGCTTTTCATTACTAGCAGGATGTGCTGGTAAGAAAGAAGAACAAGCAGAAGAAGGAAAAGGTAAGAAAATAAAGGTTGGTGTATCTATTGCAAGCTTTGATGATACTTTCTTAATGTATATGAAGGATGGTATGGAAGAATATGCTAAAAAATTAGGTGGAGAAGTAGAAGCTACTTATGTTGATGCAAAAGATGATGCAATCAAGCAATTAGCACAAGTAGAAAACTTTGTTGCACAAGGAGTAGATGCAATAATTGTTGTACCAGTAAATACAGAAGCAACTGGACCAATGACACAAGCTTGTCAAGAAGCAAATATTCCATTAGTATATGTAAACAGATTACCAGATAATTTACCAGAAGATGTTGTATTTGTTGGTTCTAACTCAATAGATGCAGGAATCTTCCAAATGGAATACTTAGCAGAAAAAATGGGAGGAAAAGGAAACGTTGTTATATTAATGGGTAAATTAGACAATGAAGCAGCAATCAAGAGAACTGAAGGTGTTAAGAAGGTTATAGAAGAAAAATATCCAAACATTAAGGTTACAAAAGAGCAAACAGGTGAATGGTCAAGAGCAAAAGGTATGGCAGTTATGGAAAACTGGTTAGCAAGTGGAGACAAGATTGATGCAGTAGCATCAAACAATGATGATATGGCATTAGGTGCAATTAATGCTATAGAAGCACAAGGAAAACTTGGTGAAATATTAGTAGCTGGAGTAGATGCTACACCAGATGCTTTAGCAGAAATTGATAAAGGAAGATTAGATGCAACTGTATTCCAGGATGCAGAAGGACAAGGTAGCGGAGCTATGGAAGCTGCTGTTAAGAAGGTAAAAGGTGAAAAGGTACAAAATAGAGTTTGGATTCCATTCCAATTAGTAACTCCAGAAAACTATAAAGAATTTATGAAATAA
- a CDS encoding sugar ABC transporter ATP-binding protein: MTNDYILEMENITKEFPGVLALDDVQLKVRRGTVHALMGENGAGKSTLMKTVIGIHQPTKGTIKWKGKEVVIENTNHALSLGISMIHQELSPIPYMTVAENIYLGREPVNKFGLVDHKKMEKDTEELLKRLDIEIDPKAKMAELSIANTQMVEIAKSISYNSDLIIMDEPTSAITEKEVDNLFKIINKLRSEGVAIIYISHKMDEIFKISDEITVFRDGKYIATELAENLNHDKLVQLMVGRELKQVFHKEEAEIGDVILEVKNLTRKGYFEDVSFNVRRGEILGVAGLMGSGRTEVMECIFGVTPKDSGEIFINNEKVDIKTPEDAIKHKMALLTEDRKLTGLYLMLSVEDNMIIANIDEYKKGIFLDKKKINEACEEGIEKLSVKTPSKEQIIGNLSGGNQQKVLIARWLLTQPDILILDEPTRGIDVGAKAEIHKLMSKLAQQGKAVIMISSELPEVLGMSDRIMVMHEGRKTGELMRGDATQETIMHLATGKKQ; encoded by the coding sequence ATGACTAATGATTATATCTTAGAAATGGAAAATATCACAAAAGAATTTCCAGGGGTTTTAGCGCTAGATGATGTACAATTAAAGGTTAGAAGAGGAACTGTACATGCATTAATGGGAGAAAATGGTGCAGGAAAATCTACACTTATGAAAACAGTCATCGGGATCCATCAACCTACTAAAGGTACTATTAAATGGAAGGGTAAAGAGGTTGTTATTGAAAATACAAATCATGCATTGAGTTTAGGAATTTCAATGATTCACCAGGAATTGAGCCCTATACCTTATATGACAGTTGCTGAAAATATATATTTAGGGCGTGAGCCAGTAAATAAGTTTGGACTTGTAGATCACAAAAAAATGGAGAAAGATACAGAAGAATTGCTAAAACGTTTAGACATTGAGATTGATCCTAAAGCAAAAATGGCAGAATTAAGTATTGCCAATACACAAATGGTTGAGATTGCAAAGTCTATATCTTATAATTCAGATTTAATCATTATGGATGAGCCTACATCAGCAATTACTGAAAAAGAAGTAGATAATCTATTTAAAATCATTAATAAACTAAGAAGTGAAGGAGTAGCAATTATATACATTTCTCATAAAATGGATGAGATTTTTAAAATATCAGATGAAATTACAGTTTTTAGAGATGGAAAGTATATTGCTACTGAGTTAGCAGAAAATTTAAATCATGATAAATTAGTTCAGCTAATGGTTGGTAGAGAATTAAAACAAGTTTTCCATAAGGAAGAAGCTGAAATTGGTGATGTAATTCTTGAGGTTAAGAATCTAACAAGAAAAGGATATTTTGAAGATGTAAGCTTCAATGTAAGAAGAGGAGAAATCCTAGGAGTAGCAGGATTAATGGGTTCAGGAAGAACAGAAGTAATGGAATGTATATTTGGGGTAACTCCTAAAGATTCAGGAGAAATCTTTATTAATAATGAAAAGGTTGATATTAAAACACCAGAAGATGCGATTAAGCATAAAATGGCACTCCTTACAGAAGATCGAAAACTAACAGGGCTATATTTAATGCTTTCTGTTGAAGATAATATGATTATTGCAAATATTGATGAATATAAAAAAGGAATATTTTTAGATAAGAAAAAAATTAATGAGGCTTGTGAAGAAGGAATCGAAAAGCTTTCTGTTAAAACACCAAGCAAAGAACAAATTATTGGAAACTTAAGTGGTGGAAATCAACAAAAGGTATTGATTGCAAGATGGCTTTTAACACAGCCAGACATTTTAATATTAGATGAGCCTACAAGGGGAATTGACGTAGGAGCGAAGGCTGAGATTCATAAATTAATGTCAAAACTTGCTCAACAAGGAAAAGCAGTTATTATGATCTCATCAGAGCTTCCAGAAGTACTTGGAATGAGTGATCGAATTATGGTAATGCATGAAGGAAGAAAAACAGGGGAGTTAATGAGAGGAGATGCAACACAAGAAACAATCATGCATTTAGCAACAGGAAAAAAACAATAA
- a CDS encoding ABC transporter permease — MKAKTEQLFRKYGIFFIFIGMVVLMSILSPAFLKVGNLLNVVRQISVIGLIACGVTMVIITTGIDLSSGSVLALSAVVAASFAQRADWASKMYPNIDVPLIVPILAGILVGVLCGAIVGIIIAKTKIPPFIATLGMMIVARGAALIYSDGRPISSLKSSYNFIGQGKVLGIPFPIIVLVVMAAITHVLLTNTKFGKYVYAIGGNENAAVVSGINVDKYKVLIYTYAGMLSGMAGIVLSSRISSGQPGLGVAYELDAIASAVIGGTSLNGGIGKITGTIIGALIIGVLNNGLDLLNVSAYWQQIVKGVIIVAAVILDERKNRGKK; from the coding sequence ATGAAGGCAAAAACAGAACAGCTTTTTAGGAAATATGGAATATTCTTTATATTTATTGGGATGGTAGTATTAATGTCTATACTTTCTCCAGCGTTTTTAAAGGTTGGAAACTTATTAAACGTAGTAAGACAGATCTCGGTTATAGGACTTATTGCATGTGGTGTAACTATGGTTATCATTACAACAGGAATTGACTTATCTTCAGGATCAGTATTAGCATTATCAGCTGTTGTTGCAGCAAGCTTTGCACAAAGAGCTGATTGGGCATCAAAGATGTATCCAAATATTGATGTTCCATTAATTGTTCCAATCTTAGCAGGAATATTAGTAGGGGTTTTATGTGGTGCTATTGTGGGAATTATCATTGCAAAAACAAAAATTCCTCCATTTATTGCAACACTAGGAATGATGATTGTAGCAAGAGGAGCAGCACTTATCTATAGTGATGGTAGACCAATAAGTAGTTTAAAAAGTTCATATAACTTTATAGGACAAGGAAAAGTATTAGGAATTCCTTTCCCAATTATAGTTTTAGTAGTTATGGCAGCTATTACACATGTATTATTAACAAATACTAAATTTGGTAAGTATGTATATGCTATAGGTGGAAATGAAAATGCAGCTGTTGTTTCAGGAATCAATGTAGATAAATATAAAGTTTTAATATACACTTATGCAGGAATGCTTTCAGGTATGGCAGGTATTGTTTTATCTTCAAGAATCAGTTCAGGTCAGCCAGGACTTGGAGTAGCTTATGAGTTAGATGCTATTGCTTCTGCTGTAATCGGTGGAACAAGTTTAAATGGTGGAATCGGTAAAATAACAGGAACTATAATCGGAGCTTTAATTATTGGAGTTTTAAACAATGGATTAGACTTATTAAATGTATCTGCATATTGGCAACAAATTGTAAAAGGAGTTATTATTGTTGCGGCTGTAATTTTAGATGAAAGAAAAAATCGTGGTAAAAAATAA
- the iolC gene encoding 5-dehydro-2-deoxygluconokinase — translation MNNLEFKEQRAMDFIAIGRLCIDLNANEINRPMEETMTFTKYLGGSPANIAVAMSRLGMKTGFIGRVADDQMGRYIVDYLKKSDIDTSNVITDKSGSVTGLAFTEIKSPTDCSILMYRDNVADLKLEPTDVNEEYIKNAKAILISGTALAKSPSREAVFLALDYARKHGTVVFFDIDYRPYTWKSVEETSIYYNLAAEKCDVIIGTREEFDMMEMLTMKGNKDDHVTAQKWFDFNAKIVVIKHGKEGSIAYTKEGEEVVGAVFPVTPLKTFGAGDSYAGAFIYGLMQGWDIGKAMEFGAGSAAIVVSSHSCSDAMPTAEKIQEFIDNYQK, via the coding sequence ATGAACAATTTGGAATTCAAAGAGCAAAGAGCCATGGATTTCATTGCCATTGGAAGACTTTGTATAGATTTAAATGCAAATGAAATCAATAGGCCAATGGAAGAAACCATGACCTTTACAAAGTATCTTGGCGGTTCTCCTGCAAATATAGCAGTAGCAATGTCAAGACTAGGAATGAAAACAGGCTTTATTGGGCGTGTTGCAGATGATCAAATGGGTAGATATATTGTAGACTACTTAAAGAAAAGTGATATAGATACATCTAATGTGATTACGGATAAGTCTGGAAGTGTAACAGGACTTGCATTTACAGAAATTAAAAGTCCGACAGATTGTAGCATTTTAATGTATCGTGATAATGTGGCAGATTTAAAGCTTGAGCCAACAGACGTAAATGAAGAATATATTAAAAATGCAAAGGCTATATTAATTTCAGGTACAGCACTAGCTAAAAGTCCGTCAAGAGAAGCTGTGTTTTTAGCACTTGACTATGCTAGAAAGCATGGTACAGTAGTATTCTTTGATATTGATTATCGTCCATATACTTGGAAATCAGTAGAGGAGACAAGCATATATTATAATCTAGCAGCAGAAAAGTGTGATGTGATTATTGGAACAAGAGAAGAGTTTGACATGATGGAAATGTTGACAATGAAAGGAAATAAAGACGATCACGTTACAGCACAAAAATGGTTTGATTTCAATGCAAAGATTGTTGTAATCAAGCATGGAAAAGAAGGATCTATTGCTTATACAAAAGAAGGCGAAGAAGTTGTAGGTGCGGTATTCCCTGTAACGCCTCTTAAGACATTTGGAGCTGGAGATTCATATGCTGGAGCATTTATATATGGATTAATGCAAGGCTGGGATATAGGAAAAGCAATGGAATTTGGCGCAGGATCAGCAGCTATTGTAGTTTCAAGTCATAGTTGTTCAGATGCAATGCCAACAGCAGAGAAGATACAAGAATTTATAGATAACTACCAAAAATAA
- a CDS encoding aldehyde dehydrogenase family protein encodes MSINAKEYVSNLIERARKAQAIADTFTQEKVDELCTAIAWNIVKPENAEKIAEMAVEESGLGNYEGKYAKLMTKIRGGLRDMKGQKSVGVIERDDEKKIIKIAKPVGVVAALVPCTNPEATPVLKSMFAIKGRNAIILAPHPRTKKTNTYIVNIMRETLKKFGAPEDLIIPVEPEYVSMDVSGELMKQADLVLATGGGGMVKAAYSSGTPAYGVGQGNAVTVVDETVDLKETANKIMRSKTFDFATSCSTENSCVVQEDIYDDFVKAMEAEGGYLVSPEEKEKLQKAMWHDGHLSSAIVAQAPEVIAKEAGIELPEGKTFFMVEETGIGPDYPFSGEKLSVVTTLFKYKEFEEAIEKVNAITSYHGRGHSCGIHSNNEDRILALALNTKTSRVMVRQPQCLANSGAWTNGMPMTLTLGCGTWGGNIASENITWKHLINVTWVSAPIESTQPTDEELFGDIMNK; translated from the coding sequence ATGAGTATAAATGCAAAAGAATATGTATCAAATCTTATTGAGAGAGCAAGAAAAGCACAAGCAATAGCAGATACTTTCACACAAGAGAAAGTAGATGAATTATGTACTGCAATTGCATGGAACATTGTAAAACCTGAAAATGCGGAAAAAATTGCAGAAATGGCTGTCGAAGAATCTGGATTAGGAAATTATGAAGGAAAATATGCAAAGCTTATGACAAAAATTCGCGGTGGGCTTCGCGATATGAAAGGACAAAAATCCGTAGGTGTAATTGAGCGTGATGATGAAAAGAAAATAATCAAAATTGCGAAACCTGTTGGAGTTGTTGCAGCATTAGTACCTTGTACAAATCCTGAAGCAACACCAGTTCTAAAGTCTATGTTTGCAATCAAAGGTAGAAATGCAATTATTTTAGCTCCACATCCAAGAACTAAAAAAACAAATACTTACATTGTAAATATTATGCGTGAGACTCTTAAAAAGTTTGGAGCACCAGAAGATTTAATTATCCCTGTTGAGCCAGAGTATGTATCAATGGATGTAAGTGGAGAGCTTATGAAGCAAGCTGACTTAGTATTAGCTACTGGTGGTGGCGGAATGGTTAAAGCTGCTTATAGTTCAGGTACACCTGCATATGGTGTTGGTCAAGGAAATGCTGTTACAGTAGTAGATGAAACAGTAGATTTAAAAGAAACAGCAAATAAAATTATGAGAAGTAAAACATTTGACTTTGCAACAAGCTGTTCTACAGAAAATTCATGTGTAGTACAAGAGGATATCTATGATGATTTCGTAAAAGCTATGGAAGCAGAGGGTGGATATTTAGTATCACCAGAAGAAAAAGAAAAACTTCAAAAAGCTATGTGGCATGATGGACACTTAAGTTCAGCAATCGTTGCTCAAGCACCTGAAGTAATTGCTAAAGAAGCAGGAATTGAATTACCAGAAGGAAAAACTTTCTTTATGGTAGAAGAAACAGGAATTGGACCAGATTATCCATTCTCTGGAGAAAAATTATCTGTTGTAACAACACTTTTCAAATATAAAGAATTTGAAGAAGCAATTGAAAAGGTAAATGCTATTACTTCATACCATGGAAGAGGTCACTCTTGTGGAATTCACTCTAATAATGAAGATAGAATTTTAGCATTAGCTTTAAATACAAAAACAAGCCGTGTAATGGTAAGACAACCACAATGTCTAGCAAACAGTGGAGCATGGACAAATGGTATGCCAATGACTCTAACTCTTGGCTGTGGTACATGGGGAGGCAACATTGCTTCAGAAAATATTACTTGGAAACACTTAATCAATGTAACTTGGGTATCTGCTCCAATTGAATCTACTCAGCCAACTGATGAAGAATTATTTGGCGATATTATGAATAAATAG